The sequence CAACTGAGCCGCTAGACCTGTGCGCCGAGTGCGCCCGCCGGGGCGAGACCTGCTGCCAGAAGGTGGAGATCTACGTCACCGGCGGCGATGTCGCGCGCATCCAGGCCTTCACCGGCGCGACCGACTTCTGCGAGTGGCGCGACCAGGAAGACCCCGACTACTACCAGCCGGAGGAAGACCCCACCTGGTACTACGGCACGATCCGTGCCGACGGCAAGCGGCGGCTGGTCAGGCAGCAGCCCAACGGCGACTGTGTGATGCTGGGGAAGGTAGGCTGCCGCCTGCCGCTGCGGGTGCGGCCCCTCGTCTGCCGGCTGTACCCGTACGACTACGACGAGCAGGGCATGCGCAGTGTCATCACCGAGTACTGCCCGACCGACCTGCTACCCGCAGGGGCGACGTTGACGGACACCATCGGTATCTCCACCGAGCAAGCGCGCGCCTGGCACGAGATGCTGTATGAAGAGATCAGGAGAGAGTTGCCATGTTCTTGAACCACTGCCACGTCTTCCCCGAAGGCGCCTTCCCCGAGCAGCCGGAGTTGGGCACGCTGCCCGAACTGGAGCGCTTCCGGCAGGAGATGGGCCTGGACAAGGTCGTCGCCCTGGCGCCGTTCTGGGGCCCGCGCACGACGGAGATGCTCGCCGGCGAGGAGCCGAATGCCTGGCTGTGCCGCCGCCTGCAGGAGTACCCGCAGATCCTGGGCGCGGTGGCCGTCAGCCCCCTCGCGCCCGACGCCTGTGAGATCGTGGAGCGCTACGTGGCAGCGGGGTTCGTGGGGATCAAGACCCACCCGCCGGTCATGGGCTTCCGCATTGACGACCCGGCCTGCGACCCCTTCTATGCCCTCGCGGCCGAGTTGGGGGTCTTCGTGCTCTTCCACACCGGCGTGCACGGCGGGCGGCTGGAGACTTACCAGCCGCTGCTCATTGACAACATCCTCGACCGCCACCCGCGCCTGAAGGTCATCATCGAGCACATGGGCGTCTCGGACGGCATCGGCCGGGGCTTCTTCGATCAGGCCATGGCGGTGATCTTCAATCACTCGTCGAGTTGGCGGGGCGGCGGGGTGTACGCGGGGATCACGGGGCTGGCCAAGCCCCAGCACAGGCAACTCGTGGCCGATACCATCCGCGAGGTCGGGGCGGAGCGGACCATCTTCGGCCTGGACTGGCCCCACCTGCAGGGCCATGCGCCGGCGATTGCGCGCTTCGAGTCCGAGCTGACCGTCATGCGCTCGCTCGGCCTGACGGCGGAGCAGGAAGCGCTGGTGTTCGGGGGGACGCTAGGGGAACTGACGGGACGCTAGCGGCTCATTGTGGGGCGGGGCGGGGTACAAGCCCCCGCCCTACACTACCGCTACTCGTACAGCCGATACCCCGCCGCCTCTGCTCGGAAAGCCGCCAGTCCCTCCTGCCACAGCGCGGCGATCTCCTCGACGGGCCGCCTCTCGACCACCGCCTGCGTCGCCGCCGCGTGACCCAGCAGGTGGCGCATGCGCTCGGCCCCGAACTGCTCGGGCCACAGGCCTTGGAGCGTCACCGCGATCTGCAGGGCCGCCGTCACCGGCTCGAAGGCTTCCCAGTCGTGCAGCGTGATGAAGATACCCCGACACTCCTGCCCGACGAATTCCCGCTCGTAAGGCGTGAAGGCGAGCGGGGTGAAGCTGAGTGCCGCGATGCCGACCTCGTTGAGGGCCTCCGCGGCCTGCAAGTCGTCCATCCAGGGGGCCCCGATCACCTCAAAGGGCGTGTCGGTGCCGCGCCCTACCGAGATGTGGCACGCCTCCAGCGTCCCGATCGCGACGTACAGTAGCGCCTGGCGCGGGTTGCGAATGTTGGGCGAGGGGTTGACCCAGGGCAGGCCCGTCTGGTGGAACCACATGTCCCGCCGCCAGCCCGTGCAGCGCACGACCTGCAGGTCCGCGCCGAACCCGTAGGTGGCATTCGCCCAGGTCGCCAGTTCGCCCGAGGTGAGACCGTGGCGGAGGGGCAGCGGGTGCCACGCCGACAGCCGGGAGAACGGCTCGTCCAGCACCGGCCCCTCCACCCAGTCACCACGGATGGGGTTCGGCCGGTCCAGCACCCAGACCTGTAGCCCCGCAGCCGCCGCGGCCTCCATGCAGTGCGTCATGGTCGTCGTGTAGGTGTAGAACCGTACACCGATGTCGGCGATGTCGTAGACGAGGGCATCGAGCCCCTCCAGCATCTCGGGCGTGGGCCGCTGACGCTCGCCGTAGAGGCTATGGATGGGCAGGCCGGTGGGCTCGTGTACGCCCGAGGCGACGGGGGCATCGAGCTTCCCCTGGAAGCCATGCTCCGGCGACAGAATCGCCCGCACCTGCAACCCGTGCTCCAGCGCCAGGTCGAGCAGATGCCGGCGCTGACGGTCAACGGCGGTGTGGTTGCAGATGAGCCCCAGCCGCAAGCCCTGCAACGCCGCGAACCCGTCGGCGGCGAGTGTGTCGAGACCGGTGAGCGTGTGTGTTGACATGGATGTGAACCTCCGCGCAGACCAGGGCGGGGTGTCACGCGCAGCGTGACAGGGACCCCGCCAGATTCTCAGCCCAATGCTCCGCCCTGGGCGATCAGCTTGTGCAGCACGTAGTAGTCCTGCTCCAGGTCCCCCGACGGGCACAGCGCCCGCACCGCCGCCTCTGCCTGCTCCGCCCACTGGATGATGCGGCGGAACTTCGTGGCCGAGAAGGCGTAGGTGTTGCTGTGCCCGGCGGCGACCACATCGGGGGCCCAGTCGAGCGCCAACTGCGCACTGGGGACAAACCCGTCGTGGAAGCGGCTGCCGTTGTACGCGCAGAAGCCGCCGGTGCCGTTCCACTTGGAGGTCGGGGTGAAGTTGTCCCCGGCGAAGAGGACCTGGCGCCCATCCACGGTGGCCATGCAGACACAGTGCCACCATGTCTGCCCCGGCCACGGCGCGACCTGGAAGTCATACTCCTCCCAGCGCCACGCGCCCCGCTCCGGCCAGAGGTGGTCGGGAGCGATCTCCCGCTTCAGGAGCCAGGGCAGCGGCCGGACCGGGATGCCTCCGGCAGGACCTGCCCCCCGGCCTTGCCAGGCCTCGGCGATCAGCGGGTGTAGCCACGCCTCTGCCCCGTACTTGTCGCGCAGATACGGAATGCCGTCGCAGTGGTCGTAGTGGTAGTGGCTAACGATCATCGCCGTGGGCCGCAC comes from bacterium and encodes:
- a CDS encoding YkgJ family cysteine cluster protein; amino-acid sequence: MAEATTEPLDLCAECARRGETCCQKVEIYVTGGDVARIQAFTGATDFCEWRDQEDPDYYQPEEDPTWYYGTIRADGKRRLVRQQPNGDCVMLGKVGCRLPLRVRPLVCRLYPYDYDEQGMRSVITEYCPTDLLPAGATLTDTIGISTEQARAWHEMLYEEIRRELPCS
- a CDS encoding amidohydrolase family protein, which produces MFLNHCHVFPEGAFPEQPELGTLPELERFRQEMGLDKVVALAPFWGPRTTEMLAGEEPNAWLCRRLQEYPQILGAVAVSPLAPDACEIVERYVAAGFVGIKTHPPVMGFRIDDPACDPFYALAAELGVFVLFHTGVHGGRLETYQPLLIDNILDRHPRLKVIIEHMGVSDGIGRGFFDQAMAVIFNHSSSWRGGGVYAGITGLAKPQHRQLVADTIREVGAERTIFGLDWPHLQGHAPAIARFESELTVMRSLGLTAEQEALVFGGTLGELTGR
- a CDS encoding DUF1343 domain-containing protein gives rise to the protein MSTHTLTGLDTLAADGFAALQGLRLGLICNHTAVDRQRRHLLDLALEHGLQVRAILSPEHGFQGKLDAPVASGVHEPTGLPIHSLYGERQRPTPEMLEGLDALVYDIADIGVRFYTYTTTMTHCMEAAAAAGLQVWVLDRPNPIRGDWVEGPVLDEPFSRLSAWHPLPLRHGLTSGELATWANATYGFGADLQVVRCTGWRRDMWFHQTGLPWVNPSPNIRNPRQALLYVAIGTLEACHISVGRGTDTPFEVIGAPWMDDLQAAEALNEVGIAALSFTPLAFTPYEREFVGQECRGIFITLHDWEAFEPVTAALQIAVTLQGLWPEQFGAERMRHLLGHAAATQAVVERRPVEEIAALWQEGLAAFRAEAAGYRLYE